The proteins below come from a single Brevundimonas sp. LM2 genomic window:
- the fdxA gene encoding ferredoxin FdxA translates to MTYIVTDACVKCKFMDCVEVCPVDCFYEGENFLAIAPDECIDCGVCEPECPVDAIKPDTEDEPDGKWLQINASYAKVWPNITVKGTPPADREAFERETGKFEKYFSPEPGKGS, encoded by the coding sequence ATGACCTACATCGTCACCGACGCCTGCGTGAAATGTAAGTTCATGGACTGCGTCGAGGTCTGCCCGGTCGACTGTTTCTACGAAGGCGAGAACTTCCTGGCGATCGCGCCGGATGAATGCATCGACTGCGGCGTGTGCGAGCCGGAATGTCCGGTCGACGCCATCAAGCCCGACACCGAGGACGAGCCCGACGGCAAATGGCTGCAGATCAACGCCAGCTACGCCAAGGTCTGGCCGAACATCACGGTCAAGGGCACACCGCCCGCCGACCGCGAGGCCTTCGAGCGCGAGACCGGCAAGTTCGAGAAATATTTCAGCCCCGAGCCGGGCAAGGGCTCCTAG
- a CDS encoding CarD family transcriptional regulator — translation MTTKSVLEFKVGDAVVYPAHGVGKVAAVEVQEVAGMSLEVYVVTFDHEKMTLRVPTKKAKTAGLRSLAGEDVVTKALTTLKGRARIKRTMWSRRAQEYEAKINSGDLVSIAEVVRDLHRADSQPEQSYSERQLYESALDRMAREVAAANRIDKDAAVQLLSKSLSAKKANAPVAEVADEDEAEAA, via the coding sequence ATGACCACCAAGAGCGTTCTGGAATTCAAGGTCGGCGATGCCGTCGTCTATCCGGCCCACGGTGTCGGCAAGGTCGCCGCCGTCGAGGTCCAGGAAGTGGCCGGCATGTCGCTGGAGGTCTATGTCGTGACCTTCGACCATGAAAAGATGACGCTTCGCGTCCCGACCAAGAAGGCCAAGACCGCCGGACTGCGCTCCCTGGCCGGCGAGGACGTCGTCACCAAGGCCCTGACCACGCTGAAGGGCCGCGCCCGCATCAAGCGCACGATGTGGAGCCGCCGCGCCCAGGAATACGAAGCCAAGATCAATTCGGGCGACCTGGTCTCGATCGCCGAGGTCGTGCGCGACCTGCACCGCGCCGACAGCCAGCCGGAACAGTCCTATTCGGAGCGCCAGCTCTACGAATCGGCGCTGGACCGGATGGCCCGCGAGGTCGCCGCCGCCAACCGCATCGACAAGGACGCGGCCGTCCAGCTGCTGTCCAAGTCGCTGAGCGCCAAGAAGGCCAACGCCCCCGTCGCCGAAGTCGCAGACGAGGACGAGGCCGAGGCGGCCTGA
- a CDS encoding ATP-binding protein, whose protein sequence is MLPRANEVEPGATDIAGGDIATFFDVSIDLLVIRDLRGIVVKVSPSWSTTLGYHPSEMVGRPLLALVHPDDLPVTWDSAREVETRRPGDPVRGQINRYRHKDGHYLTMEWRAQRRGDHVYGVARDVTARVAAEAELLAARTAAEAANRAKSDFLANMSHEIRTPLNGVIGIVDSLSRTHLDGGQTEMVGLIRESGATLERLVSDILDMSKIEAGKLDLELHPFDLEDALSAPIALNRGKALEKGLAFVVDIAPEACGTFLGDSTRLRQVVGNLLSNAVKFTAKGRIVLTAWITEDAEDQAFLSLTVQDSGVGFDEHQAALLFGRFNQADGTIARRFGGTGLGLSICRSLMRLMGGDIEASSEPGVGSRFSIKLPLPRVAQRAAAPRPSGVTARSPLQTDRPLRILLAEDHPTNQRVVQLILDGIGADLVIVDDGARALAAAMAGTFDVILMDMQMPGMDGLTATRAIRSHETLTQLRTPIVMLSANAMAEHKAQACDAGADLHVPKPITAAALLAGIETVLAG, encoded by the coding sequence ATGCTGCCGCGCGCTAACGAAGTCGAACCCGGTGCGACGGACATCGCCGGTGGCGACATCGCGACCTTTTTCGACGTCTCGATCGACCTGCTGGTCATTCGGGATCTTCGCGGGATCGTGGTCAAGGTCAGTCCGTCGTGGTCCACCACCCTGGGCTATCACCCCTCCGAGATGGTGGGGCGTCCGCTCCTGGCCCTGGTGCATCCCGACGATCTCCCGGTGACCTGGGACAGCGCGCGAGAGGTCGAGACGCGCAGGCCCGGCGACCCGGTGCGCGGCCAGATCAACCGGTATCGCCACAAGGACGGCCACTATCTGACCATGGAATGGCGCGCCCAAAGACGCGGCGACCATGTCTACGGCGTCGCACGCGACGTCACGGCGCGCGTCGCCGCCGAAGCCGAGCTGCTGGCGGCCCGCACCGCCGCCGAGGCCGCCAACCGCGCCAAGTCGGACTTCCTGGCCAATATGAGCCACGAGATCCGCACCCCCCTGAACGGGGTGATCGGCATCGTCGACAGCCTGTCTCGCACTCACCTCGACGGTGGCCAGACCGAGATGGTGGGCCTGATCCGGGAGTCGGGCGCGACGCTGGAGCGTCTGGTCTCGGATATCCTGGACATGTCCAAGATCGAAGCGGGCAAGCTGGACCTCGAACTCCATCCCTTCGACCTGGAAGACGCGCTGAGCGCGCCGATCGCGCTGAATCGCGGCAAGGCGTTGGAAAAGGGTCTGGCCTTCGTCGTCGATATCGCGCCGGAAGCGTGCGGCACGTTCCTGGGCGACAGCACCCGGCTGCGCCAGGTGGTGGGCAACCTGCTGTCCAACGCAGTGAAGTTCACGGCCAAGGGCCGCATCGTCCTGACCGCCTGGATCACGGAGGACGCGGAGGACCAGGCGTTCCTGTCGCTGACCGTTCAGGATTCCGGTGTCGGATTCGACGAACATCAGGCCGCGCTGCTGTTCGGGCGGTTCAACCAGGCGGACGGCACGATCGCGCGCCGATTCGGCGGCACGGGCCTTGGATTGTCGATCTGCCGCTCTCTGATGCGTCTGATGGGCGGGGACATCGAGGCGAGCTCCGAGCCCGGCGTGGGCAGCCGTTTTTCGATCAAACTGCCGCTCCCGCGCGTGGCCCAGCGGGCCGCGGCTCCGCGGCCGAGCGGCGTCACCGCTCGCAGCCCGCTGCAGACGGACCGGCCGCTGCGCATCCTGCTGGCCGAGGACCACCCGACCAACCAGCGCGTGGTGCAGCTGATCCTCGACGGGATCGGGGCCGATCTCGTCATTGTCGACGACGGGGCCCGGGCGCTCGCGGCCGCCATGGCCGGCACGTTCGATGTCATCCTGATGGATATGCAGATGCCGGGCATGGACGGATTGACCGCCACGCGCGCCATCCGGTCGCACGAGACCCTGACCCAACTGCGCACGCCCATCGTCATGCTGAGCGCCAACGCCATGGCAGAGCACAAAGCTCAGGCGTGCGACGCGGGGGCCGATCTGCATGTGCCCAAGCCGATCACGGCCGCCGCCCTGCTGGCCGGAATCGAGACCGTGCTGGCGGGCTAG
- the cckA gene encoding cell cycle histidine kinase CckA has product MTAASQPTAASKPDITLILMTVGFGVAIAALAWPVFRTAPGSVPYMILMIGVVGAVLLGVFALGRAKRRRPARPDGDIAVDMLDAMAEPAALVWASGQVLAFNGTWAAQNGATVALPRGKSAQALYMAFAQARKGEQGRAIVSVGEREIEVLIGQAGEGRFLVREAPEATLTALPPPMVGHAYVAPAGEGRAMAAGAPFGSAVIGGDDLFGGRAEDANPALAVLTGPASARDAAFGHLFDPGGVTEARERMAGGSTGPIELVARAHPDRMLHLYVAPEGDKRRVWLFDVSAQKSMELQLSQAQKMQAVGQLAGGVAHDFNNLLTAIQLQLSELLERHPVGDPSYDGLNQIRQTGIRAADLVRKLLAFSRKSTVRRERLDLGELVGEFAVLLRRLLREDVRLETDYGRDLPVVLADKSQLETAVMNLAVNARDAMRGVVEPGAGVVTIRTLRLTQQQARALGWREAPDGETALIEVSDTGPGVPTDLLDKIFEPFFTTKAVNEGTGMGLATVYGIVQQAGGHIGVTNLEGPEGQVLGAAFRIFLPAATEQELTEVAPIEIKMKAAPRDLSGNGRILFVEDEAAVRGIAAKLLRQRGYEVIEAADGEEALILAEEWAGQIDMMISDVIMPGLDGPSLLKKARQYLGDAPVMFISGYAESDFSDLLQDEVGVSFLPKPLDIKTLAERVKRELQGG; this is encoded by the coding sequence ATGACCGCCGCCAGCCAACCGACCGCCGCCTCGAAGCCCGACATCACCCTGATCCTGATGACCGTCGGCTTCGGCGTCGCCATCGCCGCCCTGGCCTGGCCCGTCTTCCGCACCGCGCCCGGATCGGTGCCGTACATGATCCTGATGATCGGCGTGGTCGGTGCCGTCCTGCTGGGCGTGTTCGCCCTGGGGCGCGCGAAGCGCCGGCGGCCGGCGCGGCCGGACGGCGACATCGCCGTCGACATGCTGGACGCCATGGCCGAGCCGGCCGCCCTGGTCTGGGCCTCGGGCCAGGTCCTGGCCTTCAACGGCACCTGGGCCGCCCAGAACGGGGCCACGGTCGCCCTGCCCCGGGGCAAGTCGGCCCAGGCCCTCTACATGGCCTTCGCTCAGGCCCGCAAAGGCGAGCAGGGTCGCGCCATCGTCTCTGTCGGCGAGCGCGAGATCGAGGTGCTGATCGGTCAGGCGGGCGAGGGCCGGTTCCTGGTCCGCGAGGCGCCCGAGGCCACCCTGACCGCCCTGCCGCCCCCGATGGTGGGCCATGCCTACGTCGCTCCGGCGGGGGAGGGGCGGGCCATGGCGGCGGGGGCCCCGTTCGGCTCGGCGGTCATCGGCGGCGACGACCTGTTCGGGGGGCGGGCCGAGGACGCCAACCCGGCCCTGGCGGTCCTGACCGGCCCCGCCTCGGCGCGCGACGCCGCCTTCGGCCATCTGTTCGACCCGGGCGGCGTGACCGAGGCGCGCGAGCGGATGGCCGGGGGATCGACCGGCCCGATCGAACTGGTCGCCCGCGCCCACCCCGACCGGATGCTGCACCTGTACGTCGCGCCCGAGGGCGACAAGCGCCGCGTCTGGCTGTTCGACGTCTCGGCCCAGAAGTCGATGGAGCTGCAGCTGTCTCAGGCTCAGAAGATGCAGGCCGTGGGCCAGCTGGCCGGCGGCGTGGCCCATGACTTCAACAACCTGCTGACCGCCATCCAGCTGCAGCTGTCCGAGCTGCTGGAGCGCCATCCGGTCGGCGACCCGTCCTATGACGGGCTGAACCAGATCCGTCAGACGGGCATCCGCGCCGCCGACCTGGTGCGCAAGCTGCTGGCCTTCTCGCGCAAGTCCACGGTCCGCCGCGAACGGCTGGATCTGGGCGAGCTGGTGGGCGAGTTCGCCGTCCTGCTGCGTCGCCTGCTGCGCGAGGACGTGCGGCTGGAGACCGACTACGGCCGCGACCTGCCAGTGGTCCTGGCCGACAAGTCCCAGCTGGAAACGGCGGTGATGAACCTGGCCGTCAACGCCCGCGACGCCATGCGCGGCGTGGTCGAGCCGGGGGCGGGGGTGGTCACCATCCGCACCCTGCGCCTGACCCAGCAACAGGCCCGCGCCCTGGGCTGGCGCGAGGCCCCCGACGGCGAGACCGCCCTGATCGAGGTGTCCGACACCGGCCCCGGCGTGCCGACCGATCTGCTGGACAAGATCTTCGAACCCTTCTTCACCACCAAGGCGGTGAACGAGGGCACCGGCATGGGGCTAGCCACCGTCTACGGCATCGTCCAGCAGGCGGGCGGCCATATCGGCGTGACCAATCTGGAAGGGCCCGAGGGTCAGGTCCTGGGGGCCGCCTTCCGCATCTTCCTGCCCGCCGCCACCGAACAGGAGCTGACCGAGGTCGCCCCGATCGAGATCAAGATGAAGGCCGCCCCGCGCGACCTGTCGGGCAACGGCCGCATCCTGTTCGTCGAGGACGAGGCCGCCGTGCGCGGCATCGCCGCCAAACTGCTGCGCCAGCGCGGCTATGAGGTGATCGAGGCCGCCGACGGCGAGGAGGCCCTGATCCTGGCCGAGGAATGGGCGGGTCAGATCGATATGATGATCTCGGACGTCATCATGCCGGGCCTGGACGGGCCGTCGTTGCTCAAGAAGGCGCGCCAGTACCTGGGCGACGCGCCGGTGATGTTCATCTCCGGCTATGCGGAAAGCGACTTCTCCGACCTGCTCCAGGACGAGGTCGGCGTCTCCTTCCTGCCCAAGCCGCTCGACATCAAGACCCTGGCCGAGCGGGTGAAGCGGGAGCTGCAGGGGGGCTGA